In one window of Nicotiana tabacum cultivar K326 chromosome 12, ASM71507v2, whole genome shotgun sequence DNA:
- the LOC107807804 gene encoding transcription factor bHLH96 has product MALETVIYPQESFGYSCKEYYIPANLSNYNYELGFLQGEEEMTFTSLLDTGNCNNTNRESSSSPVMYNNNEKEYSWDPNYSSIEDSPNVNQLLMEASPAMMEPPPPARAATVSGRRKRRRTRSCKNKEELENQRMTHIAVERNRRKQMNEYLAVIRSLMPPSYVQRGDQASIIGGAINFVKELEHHLQTLEAQKITHSQQQQQQQSDCHGSLSTPLFADYFSFPQYSTHSNHSNSSTPADAAAATTCDSPLAAEKQLALAEIEVTMAESHANLKILSKRRPKQLLKMVAGLQCLWLTVLHLNVTTVDHMVLYSLSLKLEEGCQLTTADEIADAVNQLLRRIQEEAASS; this is encoded by the exons ATGGCATTAGAGACAGTGATTTACCCTCAAGAATCATTTGGGTACAGTTGCAAAGAGTACTATATTCCAGCTAATTTGAGTAATTATAATTATGAGTTGGGTTTTTTACAAGGAGAAGAAGAAATGACTTTTACAAGTCTGTTGGATACTGGCAATTGTAATAATACTAATAGGGAGTCTTCATCTTCACCAGTGATGTACAACAACAATGAGAAAGAATATAGTTGGGATCCAAATTATTCTTCTATCGAAGATTCTCCTAATGTTAATCAGCTGCTTATGGAAGCTTCTCCGGCCATGATGGAACCGCCGCCGCCGGCCAGAGCCGCCACCGTTTCCGGCCGCCGGAAAAGAAGACGAACTAGAAGTTGTAAAAACAAGGAAGAATTGGAGAACCAGAGAATGACTCACATTGCTGTTGAACGCAACCGTCGTAAGCAGATGAATGAATACCTTGCTGTTATTCGATCTTTGATGCCACCTTCCTACGTTCAAAGG GGTGACCAAGCATCAATAATTGGAGGAGCCATAAACTTTGTGAAGGAGCTAGAACACCATCTTCAAACCCTAGAAGCTCAAAAGATAACTCattctcaacaacaacaacaacaacaatcggATTGCCATGGCTCATTATCAACTCCACTATTTGCTGATTACTTCAGTTTTCCACAGTACTCAACTCATTCAAATCATTCCAACAGTTCTACTCCGGCAGATGCTGCGGCAGCCACCACATGTGACTCTCCATTGGCCGCCGAAAAACAGTTAGCGTTGGCGGAGATAGAAGTGACCATGGCGGAGAGCCATGCCAATCTCAAGATACTCTCAAAGAGAAGGCCAAAACAGCTCTTGAAAATGGTAGCTGGGCTTCAGTGTCTATGGCTCACCGTTCTCCATCTCAATGTCACCACTGTTGACCATATGGTTCTTTATTCCCTCAGTCTCAAG CTAGAGGAAGGGTGCCAGTTAACTACTGCAGATGAAATTGCTGACGCTGTTAATCAATTGCTCCGTCGAATCCAAGAGGAAGCTGCTTCaagctaa